GGGAGGGCTGCGGCGACACGATGGTGGGGAAAGGAGGACCCCCGTGATCGGCACGCTCAACGCCCTGGTCGACCTCGTCGACGCGGACAGCGGTCAGGAGATCGACGTCGCCGCGTTCGCCCGCGCGCACGGCACCACCGAGTACCACCTGCGCCGGATGTTCTCGGCGCTCGCCGGGGTGCCGTTGACCGAATACGTGCGGCGTCGTCGGATGACGCTCGCGGGTGCGGAGCTCGCCGCCGGTGCACCGAGTCTGCTCGATGTCGCCGTTCGGCACGGCTACGGCTCGACCGAGGCGTTCGCCCGGGCGTTCCGCGCCGTGCACGGCATCGGGCCGGCGGACGCGCGTCGGCACGGGGGTCCTCTCCGCACACAAGCTACGCTCCGGTTCCGCCTGAGCGTCGAAGGGAGCACCCCGATGGATGTCACCATCACCCACCGCCCCGCGTTCGCCCTCGTCGGTCATGCCGCGGAGGTCCCGCTCATCCACGTCGGCGTCAATCCGCACATCCAGGCGCACATCGCCGCCATCCCGCCGGAGGAGCACGCCCGCCTCAAGGCGCTCGGCAACGAGGAGCCCGCGGGCATCCTCGCCGTGACCGCCGACATCGATCCGGATGCCCCGGAGGGGACGCCGCTGACCTACCTGCACGGGGTGGCCGTGCGCGACGACACCGCGGTTCCGGACGAGCTCGACACCCTGCGCGTGGCGGAGGGCACGTGGGTCGTGTTCGGCGCGAGCGGCCCGTTTCCGGAGACTCTGCAGAATCTGTGGGCGGCGACGGCGACCGAGTGGTTCCCGTCGAACCCGTGGCGGCTGCGACCCGGGCCCTCGATCGTCCGCTACCGGGAGTTCACCGGCGACACGGCCTCCTGTGAGCTCTGGCTCCCCGTCGAGCAGAGCTGACCGTGGATCGGGTCGGGCCCGTGGGGCTCGACCCGATGTCGGTGCCCTGGGGCACACTGACCGCACGACGACGAAGCGGGGGCAGGCCATGACGGCGACCGATCCGAAGAAGACGCTCGATGCGTACCAGGCGAAACGGGGGACCTTCCGGATCCTCGAGGTGCCGCCACTGACCTATCTGATGGTCGACGGCGCCGGCGATCCGAACACCGCGCCGGCGTTCTTCGACGCGGTCGCGGCCCTCTACCCGCTGGCGTACACGCTCAAGTTCGCCAGCCGTGCCGAGCTCGGCGTCGATCAGGTCGTGATGCCCCTGGAAGGCCTGTGGCACGCGCCGGACATGGCGTCCTTCACCACCCGACGCGACAAGTCGACCTGGCTCTGGACGCTGATGATCATGGTCGGCGACCACGTCACTCCCGTCCTCTTCGACCGTGCCGTCGAGACGGTCGCGGCGAAGAGCGCGAAGAAGGGGGAGGAGCTCCCGGCGCTGGCCGCGGTCCGGCGGGGGGTGCTAGCCGAGGGGCTGTGCGTGCAGACGCTGCACGTCGGACCGTTCGACGATGAGGGCCCCGTGCTGGAGGAGCTGCACGAGCGGTTCGTCCCGGAGAACGGGTTGCGGATGCGCGGTCGGCACCACGAGATCTATCTCAGTGACCGTCGCCGGACGGCCCCGGAGAAGCTGCGTACCATCCTGCGGCAGCCGGTGGAGCGGATCACCTGAGCGCTTCCGCACCGCGCGTCCGGAAAGCAACCCCCTGATTCCGACCGCCCGCGGCGGATACTCTTCGAGCATGAGCACCGTCAAGCATGCGGCGCGCGTGGCGAAGGACTCCACCGCGTTCCGGCGGACCGCCCGCGCGGGTTTCGTCGTCCTCGGCGTCATCCACATCATCATCGGCGCGATCGCCATCACGATCGCCGCGGGTGGGTCGGGTGACGCCGACCAGGACGGCGCGATGGAGCAGGTGCGCAACAACCCGGTCGGGGGACTGCTGCTGCTCGCGATCGCCGTGGGCCTCCTCGCGCTCGCCGTGTGGCAGGTGGCGAGCGGGTTCCTCGCCGCCGACCCCGCCGAGACGAAGAAGTGGGGCAAGCGTCTCAAGCTCTTCGGCATCTCCGGCACGTACCTCGTGATCGCCGGACTGGCGCTCATCTACGCCGTGGGCGGCCGGGCGGAGTCCTCCGACGCCTCGAAGACCCTGAGCCAGGTGGTCCTGTCCGCGCCCGGCGGGGTGGCGCTGCTCGTGGTGATCGGTCTCAGCGTCATCGGTGTCGGCATCGGCTTCATCGTCGGCGGGGTCATGCGCTCGTTCCGCAAGCTCATCGACGTGCCGACCGGAGCCGCCCGAGCCGGAGTGATGGCCCTCGGCATCGTGGGCTACGTCGGCAAGGGCATCGCGGTGGGAGTCACCGGCGTGCTGTTCGTGGTGGCCGCTGTGACGCAGGATCCGGAGCGCGCCGCGGGGCTCGACGCCGCCCTGCACAGTCTCCTCACCCTGCCGTTCGGCCGCCTCATCCTCGGGGCGGTCGGCGTCGGCTTCGCGCTGTACGGCGCCTTCTGCATCGTGCGGGCCCGTCTCGCCCGCATGTCGTAGTCCTTCCGCCCGGGCACGACTTCGGAGATCGCCGCCGACGCGCCGCTCGGTAGTCGCACGGCCCGGGGCGTCTCGTCCCGTCTCCGAAGCTGTGCCCGCCCGGAGCCGGACCCGGGCCACGCGGAAGATGGGAGACTGGAACGATGAGCGCTTCTCCCGGAGTCGACGTGATCACCCCGCTGACCGAGACCGAGGTGCAGCGGATCCGCGAGGACTTCCCGATCCTGCACACCCGCGTGCACGGCCACCCCCTGGCGTACCTCGACTCGGGCGCGACGTCGCAGCGTCCGGAGTCCGTGCTCGACGCCGAACGACGCTTCGCCACCACCATGAACGCGGCCGTCCACCGCGGCGCCCACACGCTCGCGGCAGAGGCGACCGAGCTGTTCGAGGATGCCCGCAGCACGCTCGCTCGTTTCGTGGGCGCCGACGACGACGACGAGATCGTCTGGACCTCGAACGCCACCGAGGCCGTCAATCTCGTCGCCTACTCCCTCTCCAATGCCTCGCTCGGCCGGGGCGGTGCCGCCGCTGCAGGCCTCCGGCTCCGCGAGGGGGACGAGATCGTCACCACCGAGATGGAGCACCACGCCAACCTCATCCCCTGGCAGGAGCTCGCTGCGCGCACCGGGGCCACGCTCCGGGTCATCCCGCTCGACGACGACGGGGCCCTCCGTCTGGATGCGGCCGCGGAGCTCATCTCGGAGCGCACGAAGCTCGTGGCCTTCACCCACGTATCGAACGTGTTGGGCGTGATCAACCCCGTCGAGACCCTCGTCGCGCTGGCCAGGGAGGTCGGCGCCCTCACGCTGCTCGATGCCTGCCAGTCGGCTCCGCACCTGCCGCTGGACCTCCACGCGCTCGGGGTCGATCTCGCCGTCCTCTCCGGCCACAAGATGCTCGGCCCCACCGGCATCGGGGCGCTCTACGGCCGTCGCGAGGTCCTCACCGCGATGCCCCCGTTCCTCACCGGCGGTTCCATGATCACGACCGTCACCACGACCGAGGCCGAATACCTGCCACCGCCGCAGCGCTTCGAAGCGGGCACGCAGCGGGTGTCCCAGGCGATCGCGCTCGCCGCCGCGGTCGACTACCTCTCCGCGGTGGGGATGGATCGCATCGCCGCGCACGAGGCCGCGTTCGGGCAGCGACTCGTCGACGGGCTCGGGGCGATCGACGGCGTGCGGGTCCTGGGCGCGGGCATCGAGCTGCCGCGCGTGGGGCTCGCAAGCTTCGACGTCGCCGGGATCCACTCGCACGACGTCGGGCAGTTCCTCGACGACCAGGGCATCGCCGTGCGCGTCGGGCACCACTGCGCGCAGCCGCTGCACCGCCGGCTCGGTGTGACCTCGTCGACGAGGGCGAGCACCTATCTGTACACGACAGCGTCCGAGGTGGATGCCGTCATCGAGGCGGTCGCCGGGGCGATCGCGTTCTTCGGGAGGGGCGCATGAGCGACCTGCAGAGCCTGTACCAGGAGCTGATCCTCGACCACTCGCGCACGCCGCACGGCTTCGGGCTTCGCGAGGAGATCGCGGCGCAGTCGCATCAGCTCAACCCGACCTGCGGCGACGAGATCACCCTGCAGGTGCATCGCGGCGCCGACGGCGACGTGGAGGCGATCGCGTGGGAGGGGCACGGGTGCGCCATCTCCCAGGCGTCCGCCTCCCTGCTCGCCGAGCTCGCCGAAGGCCTCACCGTGGACGAGCTCGAGGTGCGCATCGCGGCCTTCCGCGAGGCGATGCGCTCCCGGGGCACGATCGAGCCGGACGAGGAGCTGCTCGGCGACGCCGCGGCCCTCGGCGGGGTCTCCCGGTATGTGGCTCGCGTGAAGTGCGCCATGCTCGCCTGGGTGGCGGCCGAGGACGCGCTCACGCGCCTCTGACCTCGTCCGCTCCTGTCTCGGACCGGGAATAGCATCGGGCGGCAGACGTTGGCCCGAGCATGACAACTCTCGGAATCATCGGAGCAGGCAACATCGGCAGCCAGGTCGCCCGAGTGGCGGTGGCCAACGGCTATGACGTCGTGATCGCGAACTCGCGAGGGCCGGAGACCTTGGCCGACCTCGTCGCAGAGCTCGGGCCGCACGCGAAGGCGGCGACGGCGGAGGAAGCGGCCGCCGCGGCGGACGCGGCCGTGGTGACGGTGCCGCTGCACGCGATCGATCAGCTTCCCGCCGCACAGCTCGCCGGGAAGATCGTGCTCGACACGAACAACTACTACTTCGAGCGCGACGGGCACATCGAGGCCCTCGACAAGGGCGAGACCACCACGTCCGAGCTCGTGCAGGCGCAGCTTCCGGAGTCGAGGATCGCCAAGGCGTTCAACCACATCTACGCCGCGGACATCACGACCGACGGGACTCCGGCCGGTACGCCGAACCGTCGGGCGCTGGCCACCGCGGGTGATGACGCCGAGGCTGTGGCCTTCGTGACCCGCTTCTACGACGAGGCCGGCTTCGACACGGTCAACGTCGGCCCGCTCAGCGAGTCGTGGCGGGTCGAGCGCGACCGTCCGGCGTACGTCGTCCGGCAGAACGCGGAAGAGCTGACCGCGAACGTCGCGCGGGCGAACCGTCTGCCCTGAGTCGGCTCGCGCCTCCGGTCTGGGATACCAAACTTGGCCAATCCCGGGCCGGGGTGCGAGAATGCCCGGATGGCGGGGGCTGTGGGGGTAGGCGGGGAACTCGAGTCGGTCAGGGTCACGAGGATCCTCCGAGACGACATCGTGCTCGGGCGACGCCCTCCGGGATCGCGTCTCGTGGAACGGGACATCGCCGCCGAGCTGCAGGTGTCGCGTCTCCCGGTGCGGGAGGCGATCAGGACCCTGGTCGCGGAGGGCGTGGTGGTCGCACGACCGCGGACGTGGGCGGTCGTGCGGGAGTTCACCCATGACGACATCCGCAACTTCGCCGAGGTGCGGGAGGCGATCGAGACCCTCATCTTCGTCTTCGCGGCCGAGCGGCATGACGCCGCCGGGCTCGCACGCCTGCGGGATGCCTATGAGCGCGAGGCTGCGGCGGCGCGGGCAGGAGACGCCGAGACCGCGCGCACAGCGGCGGCGGAGTTCCACGAGATCGCCGTCGATCTGGCGGGCAACGAGATGCTGGGCGAGCTCATCGCGGTGTTCCTGACCCGCCTGCGGTGGCTGTTCGGACAACACGACGATCTGGCGGCGATGGCGGACGAGCACCGCGTCATCCTCGAGGCCGTCGCCGCGCGGGACGTCGAGGCGGTGCGCCGGATGGTCCCCGCTCACCTGGCCAGCGGACATTCGGCAGCCGAACGACGGCTGGCGCAGACCGTGACCGGCTGAGCGCGTCCGTCTGCGAAGACACCCCACCGCGCGGAAGGCCGGTTGTATCCTTGTCCGGTCGGAGTCGGTCCGGTCTGTTCGCGCTGTCCTGGGGAGCGAGATGCGAAATCTTGCTGTCGTCGTCGGGGGAATCCTCCTGCTCGGCGGTGCTGCGCTCCTCGTCATGGCCGACCAGGAGCGTGCCGCGGACGTCGCCGCTGTGAAGGCCGAGATCGCTCGGATCGAGGACGTGCTCGACGAGTCGCAGACGGAGAACCTCGCCCTCGCGGAGCGTCTCACCGAACTCCGGTCCCGTATCGCTGAGCAGGACGCCGATCTCTCGGACACGACGGGCTTCCTGCCGTGATGCGCCGGAAACTGGCGGTGACGGTGTCGGTGGCCGTGCTCCTCGCGGCGGCCGTCGTCGCCCGGGCCGACGCGCTGGACCACGAGCGGGCGGAGGCGTTGGCGCAGCTCTCCGTTCTGGCCGACCGATCGCACGACGCCGCGCAGCGCACCGACCACCTGTCCGGCGCCGTCGCGCAGGCCGAGCAGGACACCGCGGATCGGGCCGCCGTGCTGGCCGTGCGTCCCGCGTTCCTCGAAGAGCTCTCGACGCTCGCGGCCGTCCTCCGTGGTGCGGACGGCAAGGTCGACACCGCGGCGCATCTCGCGTCCGCCCGGTCGGCTCAGGAGACGGTGCGCGCCGAGCGCCACGATCCCGACACCGTGGTCGCGGCGACCGCGACGGTCGAGGCGCTCACGCAGAAGGTCGGCACCGAGGTCGCAGGGTGGCAGGCATCGCAGAGCGCCGGTCCCGGCGGGCCCGTGTGGACGTCGAGCGGGCCGGACGGCTATGCGCGGGTGCGCGCGGCCCTCGACCGGGTGGGCGGCGGGGGCGTCGGGCTGTACGAGTCGTCGTCGTGTGCGGGCGGCACATCGCCGGCCTGCGCCAACAGCAACGGCTACATCAAGTACCGTGCCGACATCACCGGGTGGAGCGACGGACGCCTGAACTGGGCGATGGCGCACGAGCTCGCCCACATCCATCAGTTCCGGGTCTGGGGTGCCCTCACCTCGTCCGGCGCCTACGCGACGATGTTCGGCGGCGATCCGGAGTTCCTGGCCAACTGCATGGCCGTCGTCCGCAGCTTCCCGGGTTCGGTCGGGTGCTCCGGCGAGCAGCAGACCTGGGCCTCCGGTATCTGGGTCGGGGTCGTCCGCTAGCCCCGGCCCGACACGGGCTTCGATGTCGGAGGTGTGCGGCATGCTGATCCAGAGCCAATCCGGCCGAGACTGCGCGGCATCGGTACCGGTACGCTCGAGAGAAGGAGGTGCCGGTGGGACGGACTGCGGATGCCATCGCCGAAGGCGTCGCGATCGCGACGGCCGCTGCGCGCCTCGCCGTGAAGAATCACATCCTCATCGGCACCATCGCCGAGGACGGCGTCTTCGACCTCGACAAGTACGTCGAGGATGCCAGGGCTGCTCTCGGCGCGATGGCCGAGGAGTCGGAGGAGGCCGCGGCCACGGTCACGGCCCTGCGCAAGCGCGCCCGCGGTCGGCATTCCGACCCGGTCGGCACCCACGACTACCGCGACCGCGATGTGCGCAATCTCCGGAGGCGGGCGAAGCAGTCGCTCGGCGTCGCGCAGCGTCTGCGCGAGATGATGGATGACCGTGCCCAGCTGGAGAGCATCGTCGAGGAGGCGCGCGCGGCGGCCTGGGCCGACGTGCGGCACAACCTCGACCGTCGACTGCGCGTCGAGGGCATGCGACCCGATCAGGATCCCGACTACGCACGTATGCGTGAGGCGCGGATGCAGGCACTGCGGCTCGTCGACCTGCAGGCGCTCTCCTCGCAGCAGCGGGCCAGGGAGAAGCGGCGGAAGAAGCAGGAGAAGGTGGCCGCGAAGGGGGAGTGAGCCCTCGTTTCGCTTTCCGGTCTCGTCTGTTGTAGGCTGGTCGTCGGCCCGCTGAGCGGTAAAGCACCGCGGGTCCTGCGCCTCTAGCTCAATGGATAGAGCATCTGACTACGGATCAGAAGGTTGGGGGTTCGAGTCCCTCGAGGCGCACACTGTGTTGAGACAGTACGGAAACCCCCGTCGCGGAAGCGGCGGGGGTTTTCGCTGTCCGGGGGCAGGTGCCGCGGTCAGAGCAGGCTGGTGATAGCGGGATCGCGTTCCGCGAGGTCGGCCGCCGTCGCCATGATCGCCGACCGCATCGCGGCGACCGCGACGGCGGGCGTCACGTCGGAGCGGTGGGCGAGGCTGATCGTCCGGGACATCGCGGGGTGGGCGAGACGCGCGGATCGCAGTGCGGGGCGTTCGTACAGCACCATCGCCGGGACCACCGCGACGCCGACGCCGCGCTCGACGAAGCGCAGCACCGCATCCATCTCCGCGCCCTCCAGCGCGAGGGTCGGGGTGAGATCGGCGGCCCGGAAGACGGCGTCCATCGCGGCGCGCAGTTCGTAGCTCTCGTCGAACTGGATGAGCGGGAGCGTGGCGAGGTGCGCCAGGCTCACGGACGAGCCGTGGGTCACCGGAGGGGCCGCCGCCGACGAGATCACCACGAGCTCCTCGGCGAGCAGCGGGACGTGCGTGAGGCTGACCCCTGCCGGCACCGGACCCTCGGACTGGGTCACGAGGGCGATGTCGACCGCGCCGACCGCGAGCTGCTCGACGAGCAGGCGAGAGCCGCCCTCCGTGAGGTGCAGATCGATGCCGGGGTGGGTGGCATGGAACGAGCTGAGAGCTTCCGCCACGAGGCTGATGCACAGGGTGGGCGGGGCGCCGAGTCGCACCCGTCCACGGCGGAGCCCGGCGAGCTCGGCCACCTCGTCGCGGATGGCGTCGGCTTCGGCGAGCATGCGCTGCGCGCGAGGGAGGACCGTCTCCCCGGCCGCCGTCAGGGCGATGTGGCCGCGCGCGCGATGGAACAGCTCGGCGCCGAGCTCGCGTTCGAGGGTCGAGATCTGACGGCTCAGCGACGGCTGGGCGAGGTGGAGGTGCTCGGAGGCGCGGGTGAAGTGGCCGAGGCGGGCGACTTCGACGAACCCGCGGAGCTGCTCGAGGTTCATATCCATAGCGTACCCGCATGGTTTCCAGACAAACTATGCATTGGAGTTATTAGGATCGCCTAACTAGCGTCGAGAGCATGAATGCACCCGAACGTCAGATCTCCACCACGGTCCTCGTGATCGGCACCGGAGGCTCCGGGCTCCGCGCCGCGATCGAGGTCGCCGAGCACGGCGTCGACGTGCTCGCCGTCGGCAAACGCCCGCGGCAGGACGCCCACACGTCGCTCGCGGCCGGCGGCATCAACGCCGCTCTCGGCACGATGGACGCCGAAGACAGCTGGCAGCAGCACGCGGCGGACACGATCAAGGAAAGCTACCTCCTCGCCAACCCCCATACCGTCCAGATCGTCACCCAGGGCGCCGAGCGCGGCATCCGCGACCTCGAGCGCTGGGGCATGGACTTCGCCCGCGAGGGCGACGGCCGCATCTCGCAGCGCTTCTTCGGTGCGCACACCTACCGCCGCACCGCCTTCGCCGGCGATTACACCGGCCTCGAGATCCAGCGGACGCTGGTCGCCCGCGCCGAGCAGCTCGACGTCCCCATCCTCGACAACGTCTACATCACCCGTCTGCTCGTGCGCGACAACGTCATCTTCGGCGCGTACGGCTTCGATCAGGCGGACGGCACGCGCTACCTCATCCATGCGGACGCGGTGATCCTCGCCGCGGGCGGGCACAACCGCATCTGGCGCCGGACGTCGTCGAGGCGTGACGAGAACACCGGAGACTCCTTCCGGCTCGCGGTCGAGGCGGGGGCGCGACTCCGCGACCCCGAGCTGGTGCAGTTCCATCCGTCCGGCATCATCGAGCCCGAGAACGCCGCCGGCACCCTCATCTCCGAGGCCGCGCGCGGGGAGGGCGGCATCCTCCGCAATGCCCGGGGCGAGCGGTTCATGGAGAAGTACGACCCCGAGCGGATGGAGCTGTCGACGCGCGACCGTGTCGCGCTCGCCGCCTACACGGAGATCCAGGAGGGCCGCGGTACGGAGAACGGCGGCGTCTGGCTCGACGTGTCGCACCTGCCCCGCGAGACCATCATGACCCGGCTTCCGCGCGTCTATCAGACGATGATGGAGCTGCAGATGCTCGACATCACCGCGGACCCGATCGAGATCGCGCCGACCGCGCACTACTCGATGGGCGGCGTGTGGGTGCGGCCGGACGACCACCAGACCGACGTCGACGGGCTGTACGCGATCGGGGAGGCGTCGAGCGGACTCCACGGCGCGAACCGTCTCGGTGGGAACTCGCTCATCGAGTTGCTCGTCTACGGCCGGATCGTCGGTCAGGCCGCCATGGCCCACGCCGCGGGGCTCGACGCCCAGCGCCGGTCGGCCGATGCGGTCGCCGCCGCTCGTGCCGAGATCGACGACCTCCTCGCCGCGGAGGGGCGCGAGAACGTGCGGGCTCTGCAGCGCGCGATCCGCAACCTCATGACTGAGTACGCCGGCGTGGTGCGGTCGGAGGACGGGCTGAAGGCGGGCCTCGCCGACCTCGACATGATCGAGGGGCGCATGGAGGACATCGGCATCCACCCGGACATCGCCGGATTCCAGGACCTCGCGCACGCGTTCGACCTCAAGGCCTCCGCGCTCGCCGCCCGGGCCACGCTGGAGGCGGCGCGGGAGCGTCGGGAGACTCGCGGATGCCACAACCGCAGCGACTTCCCGGACACCGATCCCACGCTGCAGGTGAACCTCGTGTGGTCCCCGTCCGCCGGCGTGACCCGCGAGGAGATCCCCGCGATCCCCGAGGAGATCGCCGAGCTCATGCGCGACGTCGATACGACCGGCAAGCTCGTCGAGTAGACCCCCGAGACCCCGCTCTCGCGTCGAGACCCCGCCCTGCAGACGTCTGCAGGGCGGGGTCTCGGCGGTAGTCCGGGGTTTCGGGCCGGGTCAGTCGACGCCGAGGCCGACGGCCTCGTGATCCGGTTCCGGGTCGTCGCGCTTCGGGGCCTTCGGCTCCTCGCCGGGGGACTTCTCGGTGCTGGGCTCCTCCAGCTCCTCGGTGCTCGGGACCTCGGCCGGGTCCGCGTCCTCCGGGGAGTCCGCCTGCTCCGGCGTCGTCGCCTCGCCCTCCGAGGTGTCGGACGCGGGGGTCGGCGTGGGGGTCTGCGCCTCGGGCGAGAGCTCGTCGTTCGCGGTCGGTTCGGGAGTGTTGTCGGTCATGATCGTCCCTTTCTGCGATGTCGTGCTCTCAGCCTGCCTCCGCCTCGACGCGAGATGAAGGGCCTTGACGCGGACCCGTCGGCGACGCGGTTAATCGCGGTGAACCGGATCCGCGAAGTCGGCGTAGCCTGGAGGGGTGACTGCGTACGTCTCGGCCTTCGACCTCTTCTCCATCGGCGTCGGCCCGTCCAGCTCGCACACCGTCGGACCGATGCGGGCGGCACTCGACTTCGCGCGCCGGCTCTCCGGCTCCGGCGAGCTCGACCGCATCGCCCGGGTCGAATGCACGCTGTACGGCTCGCTCGGCGCCACCGGCATCGGCCATGGCACCCCGGACGCGGTGGTCGCGGGGCTGCGCGGTCTCGCACCCGAGACCTGTGACCCGGCGGCGGTGCGCGCGGCCTGGTCCGCCTACCCCGAGGGGGAGCCGCTGCGGATCGACGGCGCCCACGCGGTGCCGTTCCGGAAAGACGACATCGTGTTCGCGCCGCGGACCCGCCTCCCCGGTCATCCGAACGCCATGACGCTCATCGCCCGTGACCGGGACGGAACCATCCTGTTCGAGCAGACGTACTACTCGATCGGCGGCGGGTTCATCCGGCGCGAGGGGGAGGAAGCGCAGCTCTCCACCGGCGCCTTCCCGCAGCCGTATGCCGATGCCGCCTCGCTGCTCGCCCTGTGCGACGAGCTCGGACTGTCCATCGCGGAGGTCGCCCGCCGCAACGAGACGGCGCTGCGGAGCGAGGAGGAGGTCGCCGCCGGCCTCGACGCGATCTGGGATGCGATGTCGGGCTGCGTGGACGCGGGGCTCCACGCCGACGGGGTGCTTCCGGGCATGCTGCAGGTGAAGCGCCGCGCCGGCACGATCCGCGCACAGCTCGAGGCGGTCGAAGCCGAGGGGCACCGAGAGCTGCCCGGCGAGTGGCTCGGCGCGTTCGCGCTGGCCGTGAACGAGGAGAACGCGGCGGGTGGGCGCGTCGTGACCGCTCCGACCAACGGCGCGGCGGGCATTCTCCCCGCGGTGGCGATGTACTGGTGGCGCTTCCTCGCCGACTCGGGGCTCGGCGCCGGGAACGCGGTGACGCCGTACGGGGAGCTCGTCGGCAGCGCGCTGCTCGGGTTCGACGGGGCCCCGCCGCCCGCTCCCGCACTCGACGGGGAGGACGCGGAGATCGCGGAGGCCAATCGCCGCCGGGGCATCCGCCGGTTCCTGCTGACGGCTACCGCCCTCGGGTCGCTGTTCAAGGCCAACGCCTCGATCTCCGGCGCCGAAGGCGGGTGTCAGGCCGAGGTCGGCTCCGCGTGCGCGATGGCCGCGGGTGGGCTCACCGCGGTGATGGGCGGCACGAACCGGCAGATCGAGAACGCCGCGGAGATCGCGATGGAGCATCACCTCGGCCTCACATGCGACCCGATCGGCGGACTCGTGCAGATCCCGTGCATCGAGCGCAACGCGATCGCCGCCTCCACCGCGGTCACCGCCGCACGTCTCGCGCTCCGCGGCGACGGGAGCCACTATGTCTCGCTGGATGCCGTCGTCGAGACGATGCGCCAGACCGGTCTCGACATGTCGACCAAGTACAAGGAGACCAGCGAGGGCGGTCTGGCGGTGAACGTCATCGAGTGCTGACCTCGCCGACCCACCCCCTCTCGTGCGTTCCGGCCCGTTGCGTGCGCATGAAGAGGGGTGGCAGGCACACAGAGGGGTGGGTCGACGGAGGAGGGAAGGGAGAGGCATATGCGGCAGCAGCCGGTCGTCGCGGTGCGGGCGAACGACGAGGCGCCGACCCCGGACGGGACGTGGCCGACGAACATCCCCGCGGTGGCGCAGGTGCTGCGCGAGGGACTGGATCTGGGACCGGGAGTGACCTTCCTCGTCGGCGAGAACGGCAGCGGGAAGTCCACCCTCGTCGAGGGCATCGCGATCGCGTACGGTCTTTCCCCGGAAGGCGGATCCCGGCAGGCGCAGCACCGGACGCGTCCGACCGAGTCGCCGCTGTCGGACTGGCTGCGCCTCCAACGGGGCGTCGGCGCGCACCGCTGGGGATTCTTCCTGC
This genomic stretch from Microbacterium sp. Nx66 harbors:
- a CDS encoding L-aspartate oxidase, with the protein product MNAPERQISTTVLVIGTGGSGLRAAIEVAEHGVDVLAVGKRPRQDAHTSLAAGGINAALGTMDAEDSWQQHAADTIKESYLLANPHTVQIVTQGAERGIRDLERWGMDFAREGDGRISQRFFGAHTYRRTAFAGDYTGLEIQRTLVARAEQLDVPILDNVYITRLLVRDNVIFGAYGFDQADGTRYLIHADAVILAAGGHNRIWRRTSSRRDENTGDSFRLAVEAGARLRDPELVQFHPSGIIEPENAAGTLISEAARGEGGILRNARGERFMEKYDPERMELSTRDRVALAAYTEIQEGRGTENGGVWLDVSHLPRETIMTRLPRVYQTMMELQMLDITADPIEIAPTAHYSMGGVWVRPDDHQTDVDGLYAIGEASSGLHGANRLGGNSLIELLVYGRIVGQAAMAHAAGLDAQRRSADAVAAARAEIDDLLAAEGRENVRALQRAIRNLMTEYAGVVRSEDGLKAGLADLDMIEGRMEDIGIHPDIAGFQDLAHAFDLKASALAARATLEAARERRETRGCHNRSDFPDTDPTLQVNLVWSPSAGVTREEIPAIPEEIAELMRDVDTTGKLVE
- a CDS encoding L-serine ammonia-lyase, iron-sulfur-dependent, subunit alpha produces the protein MTAYVSAFDLFSIGVGPSSSHTVGPMRAALDFARRLSGSGELDRIARVECTLYGSLGATGIGHGTPDAVVAGLRGLAPETCDPAAVRAAWSAYPEGEPLRIDGAHAVPFRKDDIVFAPRTRLPGHPNAMTLIARDRDGTILFEQTYYSIGGGFIRREGEEAQLSTGAFPQPYADAASLLALCDELGLSIAEVARRNETALRSEEEVAAGLDAIWDAMSGCVDAGLHADGVLPGMLQVKRRAGTIRAQLEAVEAEGHRELPGEWLGAFALAVNEENAAGGRVVTAPTNGAAGILPAVAMYWWRFLADSGLGAGNAVTPYGELVGSALLGFDGAPPPAPALDGEDAEIAEANRRRGIRRFLLTATALGSLFKANASISGAEGGCQAEVGSACAMAAGGLTAVMGGTNRQIENAAEIAMEHHLGLTCDPIGGLVQIPCIERNAIAASTAVTAARLALRGDGSHYVSLDAVVETMRQTGLDMSTKYKETSEGGLAVNVIEC